From bacterium:
GGGTACAGATGAAGATAACGTTCGGTAGCATAGTTGTGGAACTTGTCAATTCTGAATTGCCTTGATTGGGTGGTTCGCATATGACATAATGCCGGTCAATTACAAAAGGGTTAAATATGGCAAAGATAGGTATTATTGGTGGCAGCGGGCTCTATGATATGGAAGGACTCAAAAATGTAAGGGAGCTTGAGATAAATACTCCGTTTGGGAAGCCTTCTGATAAGTATATTACGGGTACTCTTTCTGGGAAAGAGGTGGTATTTCTTCCGAGGCATGGGAGAGGGCATAGTCTCTCACCTTCTGAAATAAACTATTGTGCCAATATCTATGGCATGAAAAAGCTTGGTGTGGAATGGATTATTTCTGTTGGTGCTGTTGGCAGCCTTAAAGATAATATTCATCCTCTGGATATTGTTATTCCTGACCAGTTCTTTGATAGAACAAATCAGGCTCGCAAATGCAGCTTTTTTGGAGACGGAGTAGTTGCTCATATTAGTTTTGCTAATCCTGTTTGCCCTGATTTGAGCAAGATGCTATACGAAACAGTGAAGAAATTTGGGTTAAGAGTTTATAATGGAGGAACATACTTGAATATGGAAGGGCCTGCATTTTCTACAAAAGCAGAATCTTTCTTTTATAGAAAAATGGGCTTTGATGTTATTGGAATGACGAATTTGATGGAAGCAAAACTGGCTAGAGAAGCAGAGATCTGCTACGGGACAATGGCAATGGTTACTGATTACGATTGTTGGCATGAGACAGAAGAAATAGTAAGTGTGGAGACTATAATTGCAAATCTTAATAAAAACGCAGAGAATGCAAAGAAGATTATAAAAGCAGCTGTTAAAGAGATTTCCTCTGAGAGAAAGTGCGAGTGCGCTAATGCGCTGGCTACTGCAATCATAACAGACAGAAGTATTATTTCTCAACAAGCAAAGGACAAGCTTAGTGTTATAGCAGGAAAATATCTATAGAATATTATGGCTAAAGAAAAGAAATTATTTATTGCAGCCACAAGACAAAATGACGGAAAAACATTAGTAAGTCTTGGTCTTATGATGGCATTTAAACAGTATGTCAAGAATATTGGATTTATGAAACCTGTTGGTCAACGATATGTAGAGGTTGAAGGATATAAAGTTGATGAGGATGCTGTGCTGATAAAAAGTTGCTGTAATTGTGACGGAGAATTACGACATATAAGTCCAATAGCTGTTGAAAGGGGTTTTACTGAGGAGTATATAGATCATGGAAAAAAACAAGTT
This genomic window contains:
- the mtnP gene encoding S-methyl-5'-thioadenosine phosphorylase — its product is MAKIGIIGGSGLYDMEGLKNVRELEINTPFGKPSDKYITGTLSGKEVVFLPRHGRGHSLSPSEINYCANIYGMKKLGVEWIISVGAVGSLKDNIHPLDIVIPDQFFDRTNQARKCSFFGDGVVAHISFANPVCPDLSKMLYETVKKFGLRVYNGGTYLNMEGPAFSTKAESFFYRKMGFDVIGMTNLMEAKLAREAEICYGTMAMVTDYDCWHETEEIVSVETIIANLNKNAENAKKIIKAAVKEISSERKCECANALATAIITDRSIISQQAKDKLSVIAGKYL